One genomic segment of Penaeus chinensis breed Huanghai No. 1 chromosome 24, ASM1920278v2, whole genome shotgun sequence includes these proteins:
- the LOC125038124 gene encoding protein O-linked-mannose beta-1,2-N-acetylglucosaminyltransferase 1-like, whose product MGNSYQNIIILLTIVALMQDSAGHSNSHRFSLSVKSSALGSAFNQSCFIQNCQEVLQNKHASHVNQDLSNADGIVMMVVNEKSGSVLLRKTFNTWNVFTYAQDLVWWLSRVQAGRIVVMTVHRAGTYGVGAALLTLQSLGSLLISYAPPRALWVWMFIAGGQTIVEAIAPNSEWLHNSFAELYTHAYTELLFHDDSSAVISKHDLHSSLCEHEAAMGSFCENHDYKTPSPVKPTSPVTGSNITHKIGVVVCAGGRVQYLSNTLSKLLANDGILWFNVLVVVGRDPSSDGPNTSVISLLKLLQVKYKIVDIPRDVPSINHGLFQFYRKAWSTGITTFPSLQYIAFLDEDVEVSRDWIETLSHFAPALDTDPSLWCVSGNTPGHRHVFPDPQIFLRGFRQPGWGYLFSMAEARSMVAKWPASSSVSLLYDNFLYRVMSRGRECIFPALSRSHHYGVGVNTVPEIHQLYFLDQPLHSGEQVHLPPVADLTQKGYESRVKSSLKSAIPITRNPCAPGFLIPPSANESKHFVFYFFMEDPNDSPEWATLAECIGAWPYSTQSHHHGCFEIPQPWGGSMWLVGVPYSRYRYLRPPSVPIWQIKSQQELDSATSFSNALRIPPKVNRTLALAFTDLFLKY is encoded by the exons atgggaaactCATACCAGAACATCATTATCCTGCTGACTATAGTAGCACTCATGCAAGACAGTGCTGGGCATTCCAACTCACATAG GTTTTCCCTCAGTGTCAAGTCGTCAGCCCTCGGTTCTGCTTTCAACCAAAGCTGTTTCATACAGAACTGTCAAGAAGTCTTACAAAATAAGCATGCTTCCCATGTGAATCAAGATTTAAGCAATGCAGATGGAATCGTGATGATGGTAGTAAATGAGAAGAGCGGGTCTGTCTTGTTAAGAAAGACTTTCAATACGTGGAATGTTTTCACCTATGCTCAGGATCTTGTTTGGTGGCTAAGCCGTGTCCAGGCAGGACGTATAGTGGTGATGACTGTGCACCGTGCCGGCACATATGGAGTGGGAGCAGCTCTTTTGACCTTACAAAGCCTTGGTTCTTTGCTTATTTCCTATGCTCCTCCACGCGCTCTCTGGGTGTGGATGTTTATTGCAGGAGGCCAAACCATAGTTGAAGCTATTGCCCCTAACTCGGAATGGCTGCATAATTCTTTTGCTGaactgtatacacatgcatatacagaacTTTTATTTCATGATGACTCATCTGCAGTGATTTCGAAACATGACTTGCATTCCAGTCTCTGCGAACATGAAGCAGCAATGGGTTCCTTCTGTGAAAATCATGACTACAAAACACCATCACCAGTAAAGCCTACGTCTCCAGTAACTGGAAGCAACATCACACATAAAATTGGTGTAGTTGTTTGTGCAGGAGGAAGAGTACAGTACCTTTCAAatacattatcaaaattactagcTAATGATGGGATATTATGGTTTAATGTGTTGGTGGTAGTTGGTCGAGATCCTTCCAGTGATGGTCCTAACACTTCAGTTATCTCACTGTTAAAGTTGTTACAAGTAAAGTACAAAATAGTAGACATACCAAGAGACGTTCCATCCATTAACCATGGACTCTTTCAATTCTACCGGAAAGCTTGGTCAACAGGTATAACTACCTTTCCTAGTTTACAGTACATTGCTTTCCTTGATGAAGATGTGGAGGTCTCACGTGACTGGATTGAGACACTATCGCACTTTGCACCAGCACTGGATACTGATCCATCACTTTGGTGTGTGTCTGGCAATACACCAGGTCACCGACATGTATTTCCAGACCCCCAAATATTTCTTCGGGGCTTCAGGCAACCTGGCTGGGGATATTTATTCTCAATGGCAGAGGCAAGATCAATGGTAGCAAAATGGCCAGCCAGCTCTTCTGTTTCACTACTGTATGACAATTTTCTATACAGAGTAATGAGTCGAGGACGTGAATGCATTTTTCCTGCACTGAGTCGTTCGCACCACTATGGGGTTGGTGTGAACACTGTTCCTGAGATACACCAACTCTACTTTTTAGACCAACCATTGCATAGTGGTGAGCAGGTCCATCTCCCACCAGTAGCTGATCTTACCCAGAAAGGGTATGAAAGTAGAGTAAAGTCTAGTCTTAAGAGTGCTATCCCAATCACCAGGAATCCTTGTGCTCCAGGATTTCTAATCCCTCCCAGTGCTAATGAATCAAAACATTTTGTGTTCTATTTTTTCATGGAGGACCCAAATGATTCCCCAGAATGGGCTACTTTGGCAGAGTGTATTGGTGCTTGGCCCTATTCCACTCAGTCCCATCATCATGGTTGTTTTGAAATCCCACAGCCTTGGGGAGGTTCCATGTGGTTAGTGGGAGTGCCCTACTCAAGATACAGATATCTGCGTCCACCCAGTGTTCCAATTTGGCAAATTAAATCTCAACAAGAATTAGATTCGGCTACATCATTTTCCAATGCCCTTCGTATTCCTCCAAAAGTGAATAGAACTTTGGCACTTGCTTTCACTGATCTGTTTTTAAAATATtag
- the LOC125038132 gene encoding transmembrane protein 272-like isoform X2 has product MAEQNINGNPVQGDAEQGQAGAEKQGKGIAQVGIVLGGVVMGLLMVAFALLSLGLTIAFITVGAIYQDDCNVEPMIPVWLIVQGVVSFILTLSGKSQNSKTNPEYNLAKMSLTMIVQVFAFGWFIIGNVWVFTAWAKNPDFEDLTQANSCQKGLFYLALYGGIIIPYAGLALALTIITCVYVCTLIAKNN; this is encoded by the exons ATGGCTGAGCAAAACATAAATGGGAATCCTGTGCAAGG AGATGCTGAGCAGGGCCAGGCGGGAGCGGAAAAACAAGGCA AAGGGATAGCGCAGGTGGGGATCGTGTTGGGGGGCGTGGTTATGGGGCTCCTGATGGTGGCGTTCGCGCTGCTGTCCTTGGGCCTCACCATCGCCTTCATCACTGTGGGCGCCATCTACCAAGACGATTGCAATGTGGAGCCAATGATCCCCGTGTGGCTCATCGTGCAAG GAGTGGTTTCCTTCATTCTGACTCTTTCGGGGAAATCGCAGAACTCGAAAACTAACCCGGAGTATAACCTCGCTAAGATGTCCTTGACAATGATCGTTCAGGTGTTTGCCTTCGGATGGTTCATTATAG GAAACGTGTGGGTGTTCACGGCCTGGGCCAAGAACCCGGACTTCGAGGACTTAACGCAGGCGAACAGCTGTCAAAAgggactgttttacttggctctCTACGGCGGCATCATCATCCCTTATGCCGGTCTCGCTCTCGCACTTACCATCATAACCTGTGTCTATGTTTGTACACTCATAGCCAAGAACAACTGA
- the LOC125038366 gene encoding ribonuclease P protein subunit p29-like: MEIGSSKIYHDLPNVICERSSSLIDLPAQKNAEDLSKKKEFKDFVQSLLPEGDKDEIDTQLRKGFLLTQKRQRKIAKQGKKKDNQLHGIQHRGKKRLSGREKRELGLHKVNKNNKTFEMFLPINDMWRSYSKDLLGIEHYIKSGWKGGYNDSRTETIQNKLRRIEYFGCLVRVTKSRCSEFVGTTGIIIKETKNTFVMISPDDRVKTIPKLHSEFSFVVQHIGFSISGNHLHQRSVERAKNNFKKLQLWL; this comes from the exons ATGGAGATTGGGTCTTCAAAAATCTACCATGATTTACCCAATGTCATTTGTGAGCGTTCATCATCCTTGATAGATCTTCCAGCACAAAAGAATGCTGAAGATCTTtccaaaaaaaaggaatttaaagaCTTTGTACAGTCACTCCTCCCAGAAGGTGACAAGGATGAGATTGATACACAG ttaagAAAAGGGTTTTTACTGACAcagaaaaggcagagaaaaattgctaagcagggaaagaaaaaagacaatcaaCTTCATGGCATACAACACCGTGGAAAGAAACGTTTGTCTGGccgagaaaaaagagaattaggCCTACACAAagtaaacaagaacaataagactTTTGAAATGTTTTTGCCCATTAATGATATGTGGAGAAGCTATTCTAAAGATCTCCTTGGGATTGAACATTATATAAAGAGTGGATGGAAAGGAGGTTATAATGACAGTAGGACAGAAACTATTCAAAACAAATTAAGAAGAATAGAGTATTTTGGCTGCTTGGTGCGAGTAACCAAGTCACGTTGCTCAGAGTTTGTAGGCACCACAGGGATTATCATTAAGGAAACAAAGAATACTTTTGTAATGATCTCTCCAGATGACAGAGTGAAAACTATCCCAAAGCTGCACAGTGAGTTTAGCTTTGTAGTACAACATATTGGTTTTTCAATATCAGGGAACCATCTTCATCAAAGATCAGTGGAAAGGGCAAAGAATAACTTCAAGAAATTACAACTATGGTTGTAA
- the LOC125038132 gene encoding transmembrane protein 272-like isoform X1: MAEQNINGNPVQGVQGDAEQGQAGAEKQGKGIAQVGIVLGGVVMGLLMVAFALLSLGLTIAFITVGAIYQDDCNVEPMIPVWLIVQGVVSFILTLSGKSQNSKTNPEYNLAKMSLTMIVQVFAFGWFIIGNVWVFTAWAKNPDFEDLTQANSCQKGLFYLALYGGIIIPYAGLALALTIITCVYVCTLIAKNN; encoded by the exons ATGGCTGAGCAAAACATAAATGGGAATCCTGTGCAAGGAGTGCAAGGAG ATGCTGAGCAGGGCCAGGCGGGAGCGGAAAAACAAGGCA AAGGGATAGCGCAGGTGGGGATCGTGTTGGGGGGCGTGGTTATGGGGCTCCTGATGGTGGCGTTCGCGCTGCTGTCCTTGGGCCTCACCATCGCCTTCATCACTGTGGGCGCCATCTACCAAGACGATTGCAATGTGGAGCCAATGATCCCCGTGTGGCTCATCGTGCAAG GAGTGGTTTCCTTCATTCTGACTCTTTCGGGGAAATCGCAGAACTCGAAAACTAACCCGGAGTATAACCTCGCTAAGATGTCCTTGACAATGATCGTTCAGGTGTTTGCCTTCGGATGGTTCATTATAG GAAACGTGTGGGTGTTCACGGCCTGGGCCAAGAACCCGGACTTCGAGGACTTAACGCAGGCGAACAGCTGTCAAAAgggactgttttacttggctctCTACGGCGGCATCATCATCCCTTATGCCGGTCTCGCTCTCGCACTTACCATCATAACCTGTGTCTATGTTTGTACACTCATAGCCAAGAACAACTGA